One Azospirillum sp. TSA2s genomic region harbors:
- a CDS encoding methyltransferase, producing MARLDNRATDRDQTVAAVAAEALSEIRPQGRILVAFDSDGAIAEALRDGGAEVVVWNRLAVGGQAATPWPAEGPFDGAVLRLPRGWAGFEMALHALASRLAPGAPLWIAGGNDEGVTSAPKHLDGLAGEPETLIIKRRARLLLTRRTDAPAKGALEDWRQTVTLTLPDRTLDLVSYPGLFAHGHLDAGTECLLKVLPEVAAGTRVLDFGCGAGVIARAVRERQPGAPLTLLDIDAVALHAARQNVPDAELVLSDGLAGLGTRERFGLILSNPPLHRGKDEDFGMLDALVAGTKQYLKLRGTLVAVTQRTAGVGKLFKTAFGHSDMLMETTQFQVWAGTPK from the coding sequence GTGGCACGTCTCGACAATCGGGCCACGGACCGCGACCAGACCGTCGCCGCCGTGGCCGCCGAAGCCCTGTCCGAAATCCGGCCGCAGGGTCGGATCCTTGTCGCTTTCGACAGTGACGGCGCCATTGCAGAGGCGCTCCGCGACGGCGGGGCCGAGGTGGTGGTTTGGAACCGACTCGCTGTTGGCGGGCAGGCCGCCACGCCCTGGCCGGCCGAGGGACCGTTCGACGGTGCCGTGCTGCGCCTGCCGCGCGGCTGGGCCGGGTTCGAAATGGCCTTGCACGCGCTGGCCTCCCGCCTTGCCCCCGGCGCCCCGCTGTGGATCGCCGGCGGCAACGATGAGGGGGTGACCAGCGCACCCAAGCATCTCGACGGGCTGGCCGGGGAGCCGGAAACGCTCATCATCAAGCGGCGCGCCCGGCTGCTGTTGACCCGCCGCACCGATGCGCCGGCAAAGGGGGCATTGGAGGATTGGCGGCAGACCGTCACCCTGACGCTGCCCGACCGGACGCTGGATCTGGTGTCCTATCCCGGCCTGTTCGCCCACGGCCATCTCGATGCCGGCACCGAATGCCTGCTGAAGGTGCTGCCGGAGGTGGCCGCCGGCACCCGTGTGCTGGATTTCGGCTGTGGCGCCGGGGTGATTGCGCGGGCCGTGCGCGAACGCCAGCCGGGCGCTCCGTTGACGTTGCTGGACATCGACGCGGTGGCTCTGCACGCCGCCCGCCAGAATGTTCCGGACGCCGAACTGGTGCTGAGCGACGGATTGGCCGGGCTAGGCACCCGCGAGCGCTTCGGCCTGATCCTGTCCAATCCGCCGCTCCACCGTGGCAAGGACGAGGATTTCGGCATGCTCGACGCGCTGGTCGCGGGGACAAAGCAGTACCTGAAGCTGCGCGGCACGCTGGTGGCGGTGACCCAGCGGACGGCCGGTGTCGGCAAGCTGTTCAAGACCGCATTCGGCCACAGCGACATGCTGATGGAGACCACGCAGTTCCAGGTCTGGGCGGGGACGCCGAAGTAG
- a CDS encoding aldo/keto reductase, whose translation MKQRNIGRILAVSEIGLGCMGMSEFYGPTDDAQSLATLERALELGVTHYDTADMYGSGHNESLLARFLAGKRDRVTIATKFGIVRQPGEYARRVDTSPAYVAQACDASLKRLGVETIDLYYAHRVNPDIPVEETVGAMADLVKAGKVRALGLSEVSAATLRRAHAVHPIAAVQSEYSLWTRDLEAAVLPTCRELGISLVAYAPLGRGMLTGAVSSPDQFAENDFRRIAPRFAGDNFDRNLALVEQVKALAAQKGCTAGQVALAWLLAQGPEILPIPGTKRIKYLEENVGAAAVTLTDAEVKALSDALPPGVAAGDRYTAEGMRGVNV comes from the coding sequence ATGAAACAGCGCAATATCGGCCGTATTCTCGCGGTTTCCGAAATCGGGCTCGGCTGCATGGGCATGTCGGAGTTCTACGGCCCGACCGACGACGCTCAGTCGCTCGCCACGCTGGAACGGGCGTTGGAGCTTGGCGTCACCCATTACGACACCGCCGACATGTACGGCAGCGGTCACAACGAATCGCTGCTCGCCCGTTTTCTGGCCGGCAAGCGTGACCGGGTGACAATCGCGACCAAGTTCGGCATCGTCCGCCAGCCTGGGGAGTATGCCCGGCGGGTCGACACCAGCCCCGCCTATGTCGCCCAAGCCTGCGACGCCTCGCTGAAGCGTCTGGGGGTGGAGACCATCGATCTCTACTACGCGCACCGCGTGAACCCGGACATCCCGGTGGAGGAGACGGTCGGCGCCATGGCCGATCTGGTGAAGGCTGGGAAGGTTCGTGCGCTCGGCCTGTCGGAGGTGTCGGCCGCCACGCTGCGCCGTGCCCATGCCGTTCACCCCATCGCCGCGGTACAGAGCGAATATTCGCTGTGGACCCGCGACCTGGAGGCGGCGGTGCTGCCGACCTGCCGCGAGTTGGGAATTTCGCTGGTCGCCTACGCCCCGCTCGGCCGCGGCATGCTGACCGGCGCCGTCAGCAGCCCCGACCAGTTCGCCGAGAACGACTTTCGGCGCATCGCGCCGCGCTTCGCCGGGGACAATTTCGACCGCAATCTGGCTCTGGTGGAGCAGGTGAAGGCGCTGGCGGCACAGAAGGGCTGCACGGCTGGGCAGGTGGCGCTGGCTTGGCTGCTGGCCCAGGGGCCGGAGATCCTGCCGATTCCGGGGACCAAGCGGATCAAGTACCTGGAGGAGAATGTCGGCGCCGCGGCGGTGACGCTGACAGACGCGGAGGTGAAGGCGCTGAGCGATGCGCTGCCGCCGGGCGTGGCGGCGGGGGACCGCTATACGGCGGAGGGAATGCGGGGGGTGAATGTGTGA
- a CDS encoding TetR/AcrR family transcriptional regulator, which produces MSTSLTGGGARGSAKRDAVVEAATRAFLTHGYEASSMDAIAADANVSKRTVYNHFPGKRELFQAVVSGLYEGFRSADGQSLLSHDQPPEKALPVFLRSLLVHTGRPEVRGLLRLVIAEHQRFPELSQDYLEGGKSQAYALLDDYLAAQHARGRLNAPDPHVVATQLLGGMKEVLFWPTMLGLPVTADPERVIADSVAALLRAYGTEPVSAPAGPKG; this is translated from the coding sequence ATGTCAACGTCTCTGACGGGAGGTGGCGCGCGCGGTTCGGCGAAGCGGGATGCTGTGGTGGAGGCGGCAACCCGCGCCTTCCTGACCCACGGGTACGAGGCGTCGTCGATGGATGCCATCGCCGCCGATGCGAATGTGTCGAAGCGCACCGTCTACAACCACTTCCCCGGCAAGCGCGAACTGTTCCAAGCCGTGGTGTCCGGCCTGTATGAGGGGTTCCGCAGTGCCGACGGCCAGAGCCTGCTCTCCCACGACCAGCCGCCTGAGAAAGCCCTGCCGGTCTTCCTGCGCTCCCTGCTGGTCCATACAGGGCGGCCGGAAGTGCGTGGCCTGCTCCGCCTGGTGATCGCCGAGCACCAGCGCTTCCCCGAACTGTCTCAGGACTATCTGGAGGGCGGGAAGAGCCAGGCTTATGCGCTGCTGGACGACTATCTTGCCGCCCAGCATGCGCGCGGACGCCTGAACGCGCCGGACCCGCATGTGGTGGCGACCCAACTGCTCGGTGGCATGAAGGAGGTGCTGTTCTGGCCGACCATGCTGGGGCTGCCGGTCACCGCCGATCCGGAGCGGGTGATCGCCGATTCGGTCGCGGCGCTGCTTCGCGCCTATGGCACCGAGCCGGTCAGCGCCCCCGCAGGCCCGAAGGGTTGA
- a CDS encoding helix-turn-helix transcriptional regulator yields the protein MGPDLLARLSRFAARDLRPGGGDRPHRPELWAFVAHDRERLAEVRIERTALIAVLEGTKELTDPSGNTRRFPAGSAMLLPPGWCGSVVNDPGSGGRYRALVLEFPAEMVRRLLRAHGTDGLAPRARPGDWHVALTPALTDAIQHAATGLTADPPLPAKLAEHRCMEVLLALLEDGVWWLGPVAPMGIADAVRQLLRTQPDMPWTAERVAGALHLSTGTLRRRLTEEGCSVRSILTEERVAHARDLLQGEGRSVQEAAEACGYANRSHFARRIRTAVGVNPSGLRGR from the coding sequence ATGGGTCCAGACCTTCTCGCCCGCCTGTCCCGCTTCGCCGCCCGCGACCTGCGTCCCGGCGGCGGCGACCGCCCGCATCGGCCGGAACTGTGGGCCTTCGTCGCCCATGACCGCGAACGGCTGGCCGAGGTGCGGATCGAACGCACCGCCCTCATCGCGGTTCTGGAGGGCACCAAGGAGCTGACCGACCCATCCGGCAACACCCGCCGCTTCCCGGCCGGCAGCGCCATGCTGCTGCCTCCGGGTTGGTGCGGATCGGTGGTGAACGATCCCGGCTCCGGTGGCCGCTACCGCGCCCTGGTGCTGGAGTTCCCGGCGGAGATGGTCCGGCGGCTTCTGCGCGCCCATGGCACCGATGGACTGGCACCGCGCGCCCGGCCCGGCGATTGGCATGTCGCCCTGACGCCGGCCCTGACCGACGCCATCCAGCACGCCGCCACCGGCCTGACCGCCGATCCGCCGCTGCCGGCGAAGCTGGCGGAGCATCGCTGCATGGAGGTCCTGCTGGCACTTCTGGAAGACGGCGTCTGGTGGCTGGGACCGGTGGCCCCGATGGGAATCGCCGATGCGGTGCGTCAGCTCCTGCGTACCCAGCCCGACATGCCCTGGACCGCCGAGCGCGTGGCCGGCGCGCTCCATCTCAGCACCGGCACTCTGCGCCGCCGCCTGACCGAAGAGGGCTGCTCGGTCCGCAGCATCCTGACGGAGGAGCGGGTTGCCCACGCCCGCGACCTTTTGCAGGGCGAGGGGCGAAGCGTTCAGGAGGCGGCGGAGGCCTGCGGCTATGCCAACCGGTCCCATTTCGCCCGCCGCATCCGGACGGCGGTGGGCGTCAACCCTTCGGGCCTGCGGGGGCGCTGA
- a CDS encoding YbhB/YbcL family Raf kinase inhibitor-like protein, with product MSPKIPFRPALVAAVLLVASPAAAFELHSPDFTDKAPIPERNLFAGFGCSGGNQSPALSWTEPPAGTRSLAVTIYDPDAPTGSGWWHWVVFNLPADTRGLPAGAGNPEKPALPGGAVQSRTDFGTSGYGGPCPPQGDKPHRYIVTVHALKVDKLPLPADASGAMVGFNLNAASLGKATLTARYGR from the coding sequence ATGAGCCCGAAAATCCCCTTCCGCCCGGCCTTGGTCGCCGCCGTGCTGCTGGTCGCCTCCCCCGCTGCCGCGTTCGAGCTGCACAGCCCCGACTTCACCGACAAAGCGCCGATCCCGGAACGGAATCTGTTCGCCGGTTTCGGTTGCAGCGGCGGCAACCAATCGCCGGCCCTCAGCTGGACGGAGCCGCCGGCCGGCACCCGCAGCCTCGCCGTCACGATCTATGATCCCGATGCGCCGACCGGCAGCGGATGGTGGCATTGGGTGGTGTTCAACCTGCCGGCCGACACCCGCGGCCTGCCCGCCGGGGCCGGCAACCCGGAAAAGCCCGCCCTGCCCGGCGGCGCCGTGCAGAGTCGCACCGATTTCGGCACCTCCGGCTATGGCGGTCCCTGCCCGCCGCAGGGCGACAAGCCGCACCGCTATATCGTCACCGTCCATGCGCTGAAGGTGGATAAGCTACCGTTGCCGGCCGATGCGTCCGGCGCCATGGTCGGCTTCAACCTGAACGCCGCCAGCTTGGGCAAGGCGACGTTGACGGCCCGCTACGGCCGTTGA
- the hemB gene encoding porphobilinogen synthase — MPITLPAAFPRTRLRRNRADAWTRRLVAENTLTVDDLIWPVFVIEGENRREPVASMPGVERLTIDLLCEAVAEAGSLGIPCIALFPVVGSDAKSEDAAEAYNPDNLMNRAIRAVKAAAPDVGILGDVALDPYTTHGHDGILRDCYIQNDETVEVLIRQALSQAEAGVDIVAPSDMMDGRIGSIRDALDKDGYQLTRVCSYAAKYASAFYGPFRDAVNSGGFLKGDKTTYQMNPANTDEALREVACDLQEGADMVMVKPGLPYLDIIRRVKDQFAVPTFAYHVSGEYAMLRAASANGWLNYDKALLETLMGFKRAGCDAILTYGAVDAAKLLKQG; from the coding sequence ATGCCGATCACCCTGCCCGCCGCCTTCCCGCGCACCCGTCTGCGCCGCAACCGCGCCGACGCCTGGACCCGTCGTCTGGTCGCCGAGAACACGCTGACCGTCGACGACCTGATCTGGCCGGTCTTCGTGATCGAAGGCGAGAACCGGCGGGAGCCGGTCGCCTCCATGCCCGGCGTGGAGCGCCTGACCATCGACCTGCTGTGCGAGGCGGTGGCGGAGGCCGGCTCGCTGGGCATTCCCTGCATCGCGCTGTTCCCGGTCGTCGGCTCGGACGCGAAGTCGGAAGACGCGGCGGAAGCCTATAATCCCGACAACCTGATGAACCGCGCCATCCGCGCGGTGAAGGCGGCGGCGCCGGATGTCGGCATCCTGGGCGATGTGGCGCTTGACCCCTACACCACCCACGGCCATGACGGCATCCTGCGCGACTGCTACATCCAGAACGACGAGACCGTCGAGGTCCTGATTCGTCAGGCGCTGTCGCAAGCCGAGGCCGGCGTCGACATCGTCGCGCCGTCCGACATGATGGACGGCCGCATCGGGTCCATCCGCGACGCGCTCGACAAGGACGGCTACCAGCTGACCCGGGTCTGCTCCTACGCGGCGAAATACGCCTCCGCCTTCTACGGCCCGTTCCGCGATGCGGTGAATTCCGGCGGCTTCCTGAAGGGCGACAAGACCACCTACCAGATGAACCCGGCCAACACCGACGAGGCCCTGCGCGAGGTCGCCTGCGACCTGCAGGAGGGGGCGGACATGGTGATGGTGAAGCCGGGCCTGCCCTATCTCGACATCATCCGCCGGGTGAAGGACCAGTTCGCGGTGCCGACCTTCGCCTATCATGTGTCGGGCGAATACGCGATGCTGCGCGCCGCCTCCGCCAACGGTTGGCTGAACTATGACAAGGCGCTGCTAGAGACGCTGATGGGCTTCAAGCGCGCCGGCTGCGACGCCATCCTGACCTATGGCGCGGTGGACGCGGCGAAGCTGCTCAAGCAGGGCTGA
- a CDS encoding metallophosphoesterase produces MKRLAHISDLHFGRIDQRVVDGLLADLTAQAPDLIVISGDFVQRAKERHFQEARAFLEKLPFPYMAVPGNHDIPVYNVFKRFTDPFGHYRRYITSDFSPLHVDDEIAVLGINTARPVIMDFSEGRMNRRQIARVREVFCGMPDTVFKVLFTHHPFLPPPDLPKTQLVGRHKLALPALESCGVDLLLAGHLHKAYSGDIMSFHTQIARSILVAQASTATSTRLRNETNAYNLITVDHPSVTFEVRSWEGAAFTGGLVSSYRKQGHRWTLQGQDTGFRPVDGGAATDDPVATHWDKVARHASGQAHGGA; encoded by the coding sequence GTGAAACGGCTCGCTCACATCTCCGACCTGCATTTCGGGAGGATCGACCAGCGCGTGGTGGACGGTCTGCTGGCCGACCTGACCGCACAGGCCCCCGACCTGATCGTTATCTCCGGCGACTTCGTGCAGCGGGCCAAAGAGCGCCATTTCCAGGAAGCTCGCGCCTTTCTGGAGAAATTACCCTTTCCTTACATGGCGGTACCGGGAAATCATGACATCCCGGTTTATAACGTATTCAAGCGCTTCACCGACCCGTTCGGCCATTATCGCCGCTACATCACCAGCGACTTCAGCCCGCTGCATGTCGATGACGAGATCGCGGTGCTCGGCATCAACACCGCCCGTCCGGTCATCATGGATTTTTCCGAAGGGCGGATGAACCGGCGCCAGATCGCGCGGGTGCGCGAGGTGTTCTGCGGCATGCCCGACACCGTGTTCAAGGTGCTTTTCACCCACCATCCCTTCCTGCCGCCACCAGACCTGCCTAAGACGCAGCTGGTCGGCCGCCACAAACTGGCCCTGCCGGCACTGGAAAGCTGCGGCGTCGACCTGTTGCTGGCCGGTCATCTGCACAAGGCCTATTCCGGCGACATCATGAGCTTCCACACCCAGATCGCCCGATCCATCCTGGTCGCCCAGGCCTCCACCGCCACCTCCACCCGGCTGCGGAACGAAACCAACGCCTACAATCTCATCACCGTCGATCACCCTTCGGTGACGTTCGAGGTGCGGTCGTGGGAGGGGGCGGCCTTCACCGGCGGGCTGGTGTCCAGCTATCGCAAGCAGGGGCACCGCTGGACTCTGCAGGGACAGGACACCGGCTTCCGGCCCGTCGACGGCGGTGCGGCCACCGACGATCCCGTGGCCACCCATTGGGACAAGGTCGCCCGGCATGCAAGCGGGCAGGCCCACGGCGGGGCATGA
- a CDS encoding diacylglycerol kinase family protein, with protein MKVGIILNRQAGSLVDRPIDGAEAAIRNAFQRHGATVDLHTVDGAQCTDTIRRVLDSDAETVVVGGGDGTLHSAVKLALPTGKTLGVIPLGTLNLLARDLRIPLELEGAAEALAAGRVRVIDIAEVNGEPYTNSSVLGFYPQVVQERERQRKQHRLLKWPGAAVAMAKTLYRLPLLDVRLDWGDGPRRMRTPILVVSNNVYDDGFGLVLSRQSLDAGKLGVYVARERNAFAMLRLMGRLVAGSWKQDEALETYAVTSLTVHSRRHHLKMVNDGEIRKLHAPLHYRILPGALKVLAPG; from the coding sequence ATGAAGGTTGGAATCATTCTCAACCGGCAGGCGGGCTCGCTGGTCGACCGCCCCATCGACGGCGCCGAAGCGGCGATCCGCAACGCCTTTCAACGGCACGGCGCAACGGTGGACCTGCACACGGTCGACGGTGCGCAATGCACCGACACGATCCGGCGGGTGCTGGACTCCGATGCCGAGACGGTGGTGGTCGGCGGCGGTGACGGCACGTTGCACAGCGCGGTGAAGCTGGCGCTGCCGACAGGCAAGACGCTGGGCGTCATTCCCTTGGGCACTCTCAATCTGTTGGCCCGCGATCTTCGCATTCCACTTGAACTGGAGGGTGCGGCGGAGGCTCTGGCCGCCGGGCGGGTTCGGGTCATCGACATCGCCGAGGTGAATGGGGAGCCCTACACCAACAGCTCCGTCCTCGGCTTCTATCCGCAGGTGGTCCAGGAGCGCGAGCGTCAGCGCAAGCAGCACAGGCTGCTGAAATGGCCGGGAGCCGCGGTGGCCATGGCGAAAACGCTCTACCGGCTCCCGCTGCTGGATGTCCGCCTGGATTGGGGCGACGGTCCGCGCCGCATGCGCACGCCCATCCTGGTCGTTTCCAACAACGTCTATGACGACGGGTTCGGTCTCGTCCTGTCCCGTCAGTCGCTCGACGCAGGAAAGCTCGGGGTCTATGTGGCCCGCGAACGGAACGCATTCGCGATGCTGCGGTTGATGGGGAGGCTGGTTGCCGGTTCCTGGAAACAGGACGAAGCGCTGGAAACCTATGCGGTGACCAGCCTGACGGTCCACAGCCGCCGCCACCACCTGAAGATGGTCAACGATGGCGAGATCCGGAAGCTGCATGCGCCGCTTCACTACCGGATTCTCCCGGGGGCTCTGAAGGTTCTGGCACCAGGCTGA